The Bactrocera dorsalis isolate Fly_Bdor chromosome 3, ASM2337382v1, whole genome shotgun sequence genomic interval TAAGTCGCCTTATTTGAAATGTCAAGGATACCGGCGACAATATAAACATAATAATGTCATAGACCAATCAGAATATCAGAAAGAGGCTATTTATAAAGAAACGCTTCGATTGGTACTTTCTATAGTGCTTTTAAAAGTAAAACGAgaagtaaaaattttaccaacTATATTACCATCAGATACTGAGTACAGTGGGGAAAAATTAATGCCTATAGGATAGTGTATGTTTTCATGAGTACAGTAGGAAGCTGTATAAAGTTACGTAGGTTCTCTTTCTTGCTCTTATAAGTATTTTGCGATAAAATTGAAACAACTATAGTTACTTGGTGCAGGTCTTATCTTAATTCCGTCAATTGTCGAAGTCATCGAGTAAAAGTCGATTTAAATCGATTCAAGACAGGCTTGAATCGATCATAAAAAGTCGATCATTTCTATTAAAAGATCGATTTTTGACTAAAGTCAGAGTCGACTTTCCTATccctatttttaataaactcttATAAGTATTTTGCGATAAAATTGAAACAACTATAGTTACTTGGTGCAGGTCTTATCTTAATTCCGTCAATTGTCGAAGTCATCGAGTAAAAGTCGATTTTAATCGATTCAAGACAGGCTTGAATTGATCCTAAAAAGTCGATCATTTCTATTAAAAGATCGATTTTTGACTAAAGTCAGAGTCGACTTTCCTATccctatttttaataaactaacaaaagctaattaaatatcaaaatgaattcatgtttgttttttttttatttgagctctagtgAAAGTAAAGGGCATCAAAAAATAGTGCGGAGGTAGCTAGGAGATCGTAGCAATAGCgtaagtataaaaacaaaattatgaatcctcattaataaaattttctttgtagatgtgtcgttgaacaaagcattgaaatcttaaaaagaCGGTGGAGTATTTGAAGATATGATAAGAGGGGAAGGTATTACCCCACAAAAGTGGAAGATTTGCTAAAATTTGTGAGGCATTACATaacatctgcataaaatttacaattagttACGACTCTCAAAAATTCGTATCACACACAAAAAATGGACAACGGGGTAGCGAACCGCTTCACCGCAATcgaccaaataaataattttaaatcaaaaatgtatatatccttatccttgtaaataatttaatttttattggcaactaaaatacaaaaattttatcacataaataatttttattttttaatttttaatgagatattccattcattggtttcttgtttaagttctttattcctaaaaaaataaaaaaaacttaaaatttaaaaaaaaatttactcacatttccataaatttgtatattacgaTTGGTAGTTACGTAGGTTTATATAGGTAggatacgtttatatactcgtTCACGTGTGTCATCTTGCTAGATTACGATAgaagcgttacgatcacgtataTAAGCGTTACGGtcacgtatgtcataatacgaaatacagacttttccgtgacgagtgatacgttcacggatgtaacgattcggcCCCTGTTTGATAGAAGCGGAAACACCTCCTAAGAATCTCAGGTGGTAtttcctcgactacgtcgacgacattgACCAACCTTCGGACGCAACTCACTTCAGACGCACACTGACAGCCCTTTACAGTGGACCTATTAACACCTTAACCGACTACCCCTCAGTGAATAACGCACTTCACAACACAACTTGCCACGCGAATTGGTAGTGACCCTTGCGAAACTTCGTTTTAGATACTAcagttaaactcctacttatccagaatcgacgcCAACGTACCAAATATATGTAAGCATGCAAGGAGCATAACAATGACCTTTTTGAATGTCTAACGCACCCTACTCAACTAATACCCTTCTTCCTATGGTctgaccccgtcgaaacagctcGTTTCCCGGACCTACCATTAGATGACTTCGAAAATAATCAACACCAAATTTACCACCCAGCGGGGATTATTCACAGATTATCTCCTGCTTAAGCTCGGAAATGTTCCGGTCGTATCAactattattacaaaaacaatactttAGCACTTTGTTTGCAGAAGTATTGTGCATTTCGAAGAAAAAATCGAGAGATACTGCCCAAAGTAAAGACATAGGACCATAAATTAGACATAGAaccaacttaaaaatttaatgtatagAACAAAATGaacttattaaaaactaaaactttGAATATTCCAATATTAATTTACAGTATTATTTCATTCTTGAAATTTCTAGACAATTCTTTGTGCGGCAAAACGATgctattcaataaaattttctcagaCGGCACTTGTACAAAACATcctaaaaagagaaaattattaaaaattatctatatacatatgtacatatattagcaatattaaagatgagaaacaAATTATTTACGTCTCAATagcttatttatataaatgcacgatattttactaaaaattttgtagaaaataatgATTCTTACCCAATATCGTAATTGAGGGATTAAGTTTACCCTCTTTGTTGAATAGCGGTGGATTTTCCATTTTGGCAAATGGCTTATTCGGATCTGGATCAGACGGAGTACCTTCTACTCTTGACCACTGCCCAATTATGGATCCCCTACccacttaaaaattaatatatattattaattgatATTAATTTGATAAGAACTGTTTAACATACCAATTGAGTGCAATACCAATGTATGATCTTTTATGACTGCATTTTCAAGTATAATAGATTCTCGAATTCGAACGCCTGGCCCAACGGTAACTCCTGGTCCAATAGAAACATTTGGTCCCAGCTAATTTAacgcaaatttattattaatgatAGAAAAATACGTTTGAACTAACCGTTGCACTGAAATGAACTGTGGCACTTGGATGAATATAAACATCGGGGAAAATAGTACACATCAAATTAGAGTCCTGTTCACTTAGCTTCGTTCCAGCGTTAGCCAGCCTTTCTGGGTGTGTATTTTTGTAAAGTTCTACAATAAGTGTTATTGAAAATTACTAAGCTCTCAACCATTTATTTTTAGAGCAAATAAATACCCAAAAAATGGCGATTAGCGTAAATGGCTGAACCAGCGGTTTTTAGTTGGGACCACCAATTCGGTACTGGGATTGCGTAGAGTTTATTGGTACCAGCAAGTGGCGTTAAAACTTCCTGTTCCCATTGTATATGTCCTTGATCTTTGCCATTGGCGCCATTAATTAAACTATAATTTGTGTACTCCTGACTCTTTGAATAGAATACTTCGGCTAAATGAGCAAATATATCCGTGGAACATACGTACACACCACAATTAATAAATGTAGAAACATATGAGCTTGGCTTTTCAACATAATGCGACACTACACCGCTGTTACGATCAAATACTAGGCATCCATAATGCAGCGATTGCTGTCGCGTCGCCTCAGTGCTCATAATGGTCACGAGAGCCGTATCAGCATGCTGCTTATGGAATGAATATAAATCTTGCAAAGGAAAATCAGCGCACACATCaccatttaaaatgaaaaatgcacaAGGATTTCCGGATCGAATTTGATCGCGAAAGTGGTACATGCCGCCTGCAGTGCCTAACGAGGTAAATTCCTGTAAATATCTGGAAAATACGCAATTATTgaatacaaatgcaaatatttcaaaatgttttcgttactacctaatattaatattatataaattttgcataTCACTGACAAAAGTTTCCATTTGAACTTGGGGATAATACCCAATAATaagaatttctttcaattccGGTAAACGTAGGCAGGCTTCAATATGATGCTGTATAATCGGTCGACCGGCTACTGGAAACAAAGGCTTCGGTGTGTCCAAAGAAAGTGGACGGAAGCGAGTAccttaaatcaaataaatcgtTTACTTTTTGAGAGTTTGAAATAAATGATTCACCTTTTTGTGGGCCTCCAACAAGGATCACAGCTTTCAACATTGCAAAACTTTATTCGTAACAGATGTACTTCTTATCAATAAAACAGCTACGTGTTGTCTGCCCACTTATTGCTATTCCAGGGTTACCATTTCGTCCGAAATGTTTTATCAGCGCGAAGTAGCTGAATTTGTTTACGTGTgataaaaccgaaaaaaaataaatttgtacatataatatatgtatgtatatttactttatttcaaAGTTTACACTTAGATTATACAGTACAAGACTTGTTAACAAAAGAAATATCTACGttgattgtaaaattatttctaagatatttaatatttgtcatGAAACGCAGCTAATAACTTTTTGAATTGAACGTACCCAACAATTGAATTGGCAGCTGGTGTCAAATAGTCACcaacatatgtaattttaagCTTTTTGCATACAACTTTTGGTGTCAAAATCCATCAACATcgatatagaaattaaaacaaatacaattgTGCAAAGTTAAATCGATTTCGTGAACAGCCCGGAGCAACTATAAGGAAGGGTTTTAAAAGCGTTAATgaagtatttttgtatgtattgtagtattttttttaattcgaagaATCTCGTTTGTCTACTTACActttacatattaaaaatttaattcacagGGGATGAACATAGAGCTGGCTTCTCCCGAGACGATGGTGTGCGAAACATTACGTGCCGCCACCGACCCTAATCATGAGGTGGTTCTTAAGGCTGAAGCTCAGTTGGCAGAATGGGAAACGCAGCCAGGATTTTTTTCTACCCTGGCACGTTTTGCCATGCATAGTGGCAATGATATCGAGCAACATCAATTTCATATTGACTTGAATGTGCGATGGATGGCAGCAGTTTATTTAAAGAACGGCATAAATAAGTATTGGAGGCGAAATGCTCGAAATGAACTGCCTAATGAAGAGAAACAACAAATTCGTCAGGTGTTATTGAAAAACTTTAGTACGGAACCAGTACCACAAGTGGCTTTACAAATTGCCGTGCTTATTGCACGCATAGCCCGCATTGATTGTCCTCGTGACTGGCCAGAGTTAATACCTCAGTTAGTTAAACAGTTACAAATTTGTGCACAAAGTGATGGTGATGCTGGAGAACAACAGCGAGTCTTACTTGTTCTTCATCATGTGATAAAAGCACTGGCATCTCGACGCATGATGGCAGAAAAACGAGTTTTTGAAGAACTAGCGGGGAATTTATTCGTATACATGCAAGAATTATGGGATGCTTTTACAACACTTTTCTTTCATCAACTCGAAACGGCATCTATAAATGCAATATCAACTTTAGAACGTGCACTTTTATCGATGCGAATTTTACGAAAACTTACAATATATGGTTTTCCGAAGCCCTTTAAGGTCGAATGTTGCATGCACTTTCTAGAACAGCTATTTACGCGACTTAAGCAATGCTTAGAGTGTCGCTATGAATTACAACATCTTGGAGCTGAAGAACAATTAATAAGACTAATTGAAAAGTTTATATTGAAACAAATGAAGACGTTAACTGAATTTCAAGATATGCACTCCAGTTCATTTGCGCGTTTTGTTCCTGTTGCACTAGAGTTTAGCTTTGAACATGTCTTCCATGAAGGTGCGCGTTTAATATTTACTGACAATGTCATAAACTTCAGCAACTTTGCAATTCATTGCATCAATCTTATGAAAGGGATAATGATGTGTAATGCTTATGCAAATTCAGTAACTACTGGTGAACATCTAGCAGCTGAACAGGACGCAGCTATACATATAGCATTATCAGATTTTTTCACAAACGAGCGCTTATGTTATATTTCCGATAAAGTTATAACTCATTATTTCTTGTTAACCCAAAATGAGCTAGATCAATGGATGGAAGATCCAGAGGGCTTCGCTCAAGATGATGGCGGGGAGAGCTGGAAGTATGCTCTTCGTCCATGCATTGAATCATTTTTTCTAACATGTTTCAGTCAATACCAGTCTCAAATGACGTCTGAGGTTGTAAAGTATATACGAAAAGCTCAGCAAATCGAATTAACCCCCGCATCTGATCTTAAAGATATGCTTCAGAAAGATGCCATATATAATGCTGCAGGATTAGCTTCGTTTCACTTTTTCAATGACATCGACTTTGACTCTTGGTTTAGTAATCAACTATTGGGGGAGTTGCGGATTGAAAGCGATAATTTTCGAATTCTTCGCAGAAGAATTATTTGGTTAGTAGCGGAATGGGCGGCCGTTAAATTTTCACGAAACTTACGTCCTTTGGCTTACGAAGCATGCCTGCATTTACTTCGTCCAACTGAAGATATGTCTATACGACTTGCAGCTTCTCGTACACTTTCTACCTTAATTGGAGACTTTGAATTTGCACCCGAGCATTTCCTACCTTATTTAGAACCTTGTTTTAATGCACTTTTCGTACTCCTGGGAGAAGCTAGAGAATGTGACACGAAAATGAATGTGTTGACAATAATGTCGTGTATTGTAGAAAAAATGAGTGACAACATTGAACTGCAGGCTGACAATCTAATATCGTATTTGCCACTTTTGTGGAAGGAAAGCGAGGACTTCAATATGTTAAGATGTGCTATCATATGCACATTACAGCAATTAGCAAAAGCATTGCGTGATATACCGGAATCTATGAAGCCATTCCTCTACAACGTTATACAGCTCAGCACTGATCTTCAGGTAATActtaaaattatcaaattcaATTAACTGCAATTGTATTCTGTATATCAAGATTAATGCTAAACACTGATATTTTTGTAAGagtaatttaagaaaaaagcgATTTGAGCATAATGTAGCGATATATGTAGGTAATGAGTAATAATTCctatttctttctttaaatGGTTTTTGTGTTGCTTAATGAAAACTCAATcctaattgtttaaaataaaaaatataacatggGACATTTATGAATAACGCCGATGGAACTagctaaaaaattttatttacaaaaaattgcaGTTCTTCTAAAGGGGTATTAGATTGtcttaaatcaaaaattaaccTAGGAACATGCAGCCTAAAAGGATAAACGAAtaagatttcaaaatataattggaATTTAAGATTTCAAAAGTTTCATAATAATATTAGCGCTGTGGCAATCAGAAGATGTCAATCTAAAAGACATCggcttaaaattgttttattttcagcCTGTGACTTTAGAATAACAGATTGGTCGTTGCGTATAAACTCGaagatttcaaaattaaaatatgcctCAGTTTTTGCTAAGACCAAAAAgatgtattttaataatattataattagcTACATTACAGCAGGCAAGCTCAAATATATGGTAAAAATAGAGTTTGAATGTAATGTATGAAGAATAAAAGTACAAATATCATCGATATTTCCATATTCggcataaacttttttttttttaatttagaacaTCCATAGTGATATAATGTTTTTAGGGTATAAACATAAGTGACTTGTTTAATTATCACAATATTCCCATTATCGAGTTATTTCaccaatttattcaattaaagattttttttctttggttgAGACGTTTATTGTTAAAAGtggatatatttttaatgattaatatttttgttatgttaTTTGTAATTcccttttcttgtttttttttttttaggagcTATCATACATATACCTCATGGAGGAAGGTTTGGCGCTTTGGGTTGCCGTTGTAGAGAATTCGACAGTTATGTCTGCAGAACTACTAGATTTATGCAAAAACCTTCTGCCTATCATTGAAATGTCCTCGGAAAATTTGCGAatagttttgattctcattcaAGCATATATACTCTTGGATGCACATTCATTTCTTGAACGCTATGGAAAGGAATTCGTCCAGTTCTGTGCGCGAATGTTCGATGATTTGCGGCCAGAAGGCATTACATTGATGCTTAAAGTGTTCGAAACTTGTTTAAAGTCAGATGCAAATTATGGATTGGAATTGGTACGACCCGCCTTGCCTTATATTTTTAAGCAAGTGTACCTGGACAAAGAATTTCCTATTTTGATGTCAATGTATTTGATgatggttgcaagagtattgcTTATTAGTCAATCGGTTTTCACTGCAGTTTTGCAAGAATTACAGTTGCCTAATGCTTTAGAGACTATACTAGACGTGTGGATACGTAAAATGCCTTTGGTAACGGAAGTAGAAAAACGAAAGCTTTTTGCGCTATCCTTCGCATCGATCTTTactaataattcaatattaataGATCGGTTTCCAGcaattatgcaaaatattggAGACACACTTATGGATGTGATGCGCGAAGAAGATAGTGAAGTTGACAATATCAACAGTTCTGATATCGTTGTAAATACACCGCCATGTCCAGCTGGCGAGAAGGAAATCAAATTCTGCGACTCTTTAGTTTTTCTCGATGAACATGACTTGGATACAAGCAATTATTGTATAATGGACGATTTTGACTATAAGACTTATCATTATGATCGCTGTAGACAGCTATCTCTTAAAGATCCAGTACATAAAATTGTACTCACAGAATATTTGGAATGGCAATTAAATACACTGCGAATGCAAATGGGGGAAGAAGCTTACAAACAACTCATGCAATCTGTGTATTCTGGTGTATTGGAGAAGAtcggaaaatttataaaactgaatttaaattttcaatctaACTAGCTGAAAATATGatatattttatgcaataatacacacatacatatgtacgaatagCCTTTAACCCAAAGCGAAACGAAGCGAGTCACTAATTTTCTACTTCAATTATAAGATATGACAGTATGAGCTTTTTTGCCTCTACTGCCATTTACGTATCCGTaacgtaaaataaaataatttaacttgAACAAACTTTTggttatttttacaataaaatatttttatagtttaacTAAAGTTCGTAAACATGaacaaaaatgaacaaaaatactatataatttaaaattttttgttttatttaacgaagcaaggaataaaataaaagtttaattaaacGCAAAACGGCTTTGAAGTTATTATTAAAGACCTTCATATATTTTGTCTCAATGCAAGTTAATAAATGACATGCATCTACCCCCAAAAaatgctacatacatatctacatacacacatatgtaagtatgaatacatatacatatttctagcATTCACCATGGAGATGTATAATGATTGTTTTGTATACTACTTTCTTGCAATTATTACAGTAGAAATGAAATGCCAGTCAGTGAAGACAATTTAATGTACTAGataaatttcttaataaatatgACTTCGGTACAAAACGAAATTCAACGCAAACATTTAATCGTTACGGATCTTGACCTCTCTGACTGTCAGCAAATGCAAGAAGTAAAAAACTGTCATGATTCAAATaacaaagttcacaaaaaacGTTACTCGGAAAAACAGGTGCATACTTTTTCGGGCAACTTTAATCGACGTTCTCGATCTGCTGAAAATCGTTCTGAGGAACATGAACCCAATATTAAACAAAGCATCCGCATTAACAGTTACTTCAATGAAGTGGTAATATCTAATAACACAActgttcaatattttcaaataaagtgGAATGAGTTTTCTATTTTCCTTACAGTTGCAATCCAAAGACAAACAAATGGAAAAATTGTTGCAACGTTTAGCCACCTTACACAAATTTAATGAACAATTTGATGTACAAAACAAAGAGCTTCGTTCGCATATTCATATCCTGGAGGATCGTATAGAGAGCTTGCAGTTCGAAGTTGCAAATTGTAGTCATTGTCAGGAACTAATGCAACAACGAGATAAATGTTTGACTGAAAATCAGACATTAGCGTCTGATGTATCGATGATGAAGACTCTTGTATATCGCCTTAAtgtacaaattgaaaattatcagGATCGTTTGCGCCTTTCTAAAGACGTtacaaacaatacaaataacaCAAGTTCGGATGATGTTGTTCCACATTCGTCTTCTAAATCAACGTGGGAAGAGAGTGATGTACGAACACATTCACTTGCGCCGTTGCTACATTCGTATGACGAAATGATTCGGGATAAAGAACACTTAATACAACAATATAAACAGGAATTTGAACATTTCACAGGGGAACTGAAAAAGGCACTCGAAGAAAATAATAGTCTATTGCTACAAAACGAAAGCTTTCGTCGAGAGGTTAGTTCTTGGCGGGAAGAACGTACCCGATTGCAGGCACAAATCGATGTCTGCCGCGCAAAAGTTGAAGCTCAAACAAGAAAATCGGACTTGGCCAAAGAAAAGTTAATGGAAGTAATGCATTGTTATGAGCAAAAAATGCAGTCTCTGGTTTTAGACCTGGAACATTTACAAGCGGCTTATACACGCTGCAAGAATGAGCTATTGTCGCTCAAAAGTTTCAAGCCGCA includes:
- the LOC105232236 gene encoding protein Cep89 homolog produces the protein MTSVQNEIQRKHLIVTDLDLSDCQQMQEVKNCHDSNNKVHKKRYSEKQVHTFSGNFNRRSRSAENRSEEHEPNIKQSIRINSYFNEVLQSKDKQMEKLLQRLATLHKFNEQFDVQNKELRSHIHILEDRIESLQFEVANCSHCQELMQQRDKCLTENQTLASDVSMMKTLVYRLNVQIENYQDRLRLSKDVTNNTNNTSSDDVVPHSSSKSTWEESDVRTHSLAPLLHSYDEMIRDKEHLIQQYKQEFEHFTGELKKALEENNSLLLQNESFRREVSSWREERTRLQAQIDVCRAKVEAQTRKSDLAKEKLMEVMHCYEQKMQSLVLDLEHLQAAYTRCKNELLSLKSFKPHATDGMEHDLQECKALLEQLKEQYKNEKHMLLKSVEELQSQHVEDNRKISEMIIKNETLEKRLEEQRTAIEEFQNSVISFQRTTEKIKRSRDRLKARLRIALQWTQKMEEGQVNIQNTWDALKRLETIVKHKESQVRGLHARHLQEIEKMQKKLSQKEETIRTILKGKLVIGENR
- the LOC105232255 gene encoding mannose-1-phosphate guanyltransferase alpha-A, with protein sequence MLKAVILVGGPQKGTRFRPLSLDTPKPLFPVAGRPIIQHHIEACLRLPELKEILIIGYYPQVQMETFVSDMQNLYNINIRYLQEFTSLGTAGGMYHFRDQIRSGNPCAFFILNGDVCADFPLQDLYSFHKQHADTALVTIMSTEATRQQSLHYGCLVFDRNSGVVSHYVEKPSSYVSTFINCGVYVCSTDIFAHLAEVFYSKSQEYTNYSLINGANGKDQGHIQWEQEVLTPLAGTNKLYAIPVPNWWSQLKTAGSAIYANRHFLELYKNTHPERLANAGTKLSEQDSNLMCTIFPDVYIHPSATVHFSATLGPNVSIGPGVTVGPGVRIRESIILENAVIKDHTLVLHSIVGRGSIIGQWSRVEGTPSDPDPNKPFAKMENPPLFNKEGKLNPSITILGCFVQVPSEKILLNSIVLPHKELSRNFKNEIIL
- the LOC105232247 gene encoding importin-11, with protein sequence MNIELASPETMVCETLRAATDPNHEVVLKAEAQLAEWETQPGFFSTLARFAMHSGNDIEQHQFHIDLNVRWMAAVYLKNGINKYWRRNARNELPNEEKQQIRQVLLKNFSTEPVPQVALQIAVLIARIARIDCPRDWPELIPQLVKQLQICAQSDGDAGEQQRVLLVLHHVIKALASRRMMAEKRVFEELAGNLFVYMQELWDAFTTLFFHQLETASINAISTLERALLSMRILRKLTIYGFPKPFKVECCMHFLEQLFTRLKQCLECRYELQHLGAEEQLIRLIEKFILKQMKTLTEFQDMHSSSFARFVPVALEFSFEHVFHEGARLIFTDNVINFSNFAIHCINLMKGIMMCNAYANSVTTGEHLAAEQDAAIHIALSDFFTNERLCYISDKVITHYFLLTQNELDQWMEDPEGFAQDDGGESWKYALRPCIESFFLTCFSQYQSQMTSEVVKYIRKAQQIELTPASDLKDMLQKDAIYNAAGLASFHFFNDIDFDSWFSNQLLGELRIESDNFRILRRRIIWLVAEWAAVKFSRNLRPLAYEACLHLLRPTEDMSIRLAASRTLSTLIGDFEFAPEHFLPYLEPCFNALFVLLGEARECDTKMNVLTIMSCIVEKMSDNIELQADNLISYLPLLWKESEDFNMLRCAIICTLQQLAKALRDIPESMKPFLYNVIQLSTDLQELSYIYLMEEGLALWVAVVENSTVMSAELLDLCKNLLPIIEMSSENLRIVLILIQAYILLDAHSFLERYGKEFVQFCARMFDDLRPEGITLMLKVFETCLKSDANYGLELVRPALPYIFKQVYLDKEFPILMSMYLMMVARVLLISQSVFTAVLQELQLPNALETILDVWIRKMPLVTEVEKRKLFALSFASIFTNNSILIDRFPAIMQNIGDTLMDVMREEDSEVDNINSSDIVVNTPPCPAGEKEIKFCDSLVFLDEHDLDTSNYCIMDDFDYKTYHYDRCRQLSLKDPVHKIVLTEYLEWQLNTLRMQMGEEAYKQLMQSVYSGVLEKIGKFIKLNLNFQSN